In a genomic window of Allomeiothermus silvanus DSM 9946:
- a CDS encoding glycosyltransferase family 2 protein, producing MLPDKLSHTAFATEKPVILALIPAYNEERFIASVVLETKKYATHVIVVDDGSSDRTAELALAAGAQVVGQPKNMGKAQALNAGFRAARLLNPDVVVCLDGDAQHDPVDIPQVIRPILEGQADVVIGSRFLGRKSKIPGWRIVGQHTLTLVTNLASGIKTTDSQSGFRAFSPLALKALRFHTAGLSVESEMQFTIQQAGLRVAEVPISVSYMDGNKRNPVVQALQILDAILSLVARRRPLLFFGFPGLLCAGLGILVGLRVVQTVTAGGEVPLGSAVLADLLLVGGMILGLAGVMLHSIHHFVTQVRREVRDVVETSLRGDSRETGQARPLETQEIPPAKKEQLA from the coding sequence ATGCTGCCTGATAAGCTCTCCCACACTGCATTTGCAACGGAAAAACCTGTGATCCTGGCGCTTATTCCGGCCTACAACGAGGAACGTTTCATTGCCAGCGTAGTGCTCGAGACCAAAAAATATGCCACCCACGTGATCGTAGTGGACGACGGCTCCAGCGACCGCACCGCCGAATTGGCGCTAGCCGCCGGAGCGCAGGTAGTAGGGCAGCCTAAAAACATGGGCAAGGCCCAGGCTTTGAACGCGGGCTTTCGGGCCGCCCGGCTCTTGAACCCCGACGTGGTGGTCTGCCTGGACGGCGACGCCCAACACGACCCGGTAGACATTCCCCAGGTGATCAGGCCGATCCTCGAGGGCCAGGCCGATGTGGTAATCGGCTCGCGCTTCCTGGGCCGCAAGAGCAAGATTCCCGGCTGGCGCATCGTCGGCCAACACACCCTGACCCTGGTCACCAACCTTGCCTCAGGTATCAAAACCACCGACAGCCAGTCGGGGTTCCGGGCTTTCTCGCCCTTGGCCCTCAAGGCCCTGCGCTTCCACACCGCGGGCCTCTCGGTGGAGTCGGAGATGCAGTTCACCATCCAGCAGGCTGGGCTGCGGGTCGCCGAGGTACCGATCTCGGTTTCCTACATGGACGGCAACAAGCGCAACCCAGTAGTCCAGGCCCTGCAAATCCTCGATGCCATCCTTAGCTTGGTGGCCCGGCGACGGCCTCTGCTCTTCTTCGGGTTTCCAGGCTTACTCTGTGCTGGTCTGGGCATTCTGGTGGGGCTACGGGTGGTACAGACCGTTACCGCAGGAGGCGAAGTCCCGCTAGGTAGCGCAGTGCTGGCCGATCTTTTATTGGTCGGCGGGATGATCTTGGGCCTAGCCGGGGTGATGCTCCACTCCATCCACCACTTTGTCACCCAGGTGCGGCGCGAGGTACGCGACGTAGTCGAGACATCGCTCCGCGGCGACAGCCGGGAGACCGGCCAAGCCCGGCCGTTGGAAACCCAGGAAATCCCTCCGGCCAAGAAGGAACAGCTCGCTTAG
- a CDS encoding glycosyltransferase family 2 protein, which translates to MIEPNPQPEPILAPQAGPVPELSVVLVSYESRTDLERLLPTVFTQGLELEVLVVDNHPGDGTADWLRIAYPSVRVIPRPDNPGYAGGNNTGITEARSRYVLILNPDTELHPGALGVLLEAIRAHPQALIGAKLLNPDGTVNAAGNQMHYSGITTCRGLLAPAERHRGLEPVPLLSGAALIAAKETWVELGGFDEDYWMYLEDTDLSLRARLRGYPLLCANDALITHHYRLGMNSRKFYYLERNRLLTLCKVYQERTLRQMAPALLLTEFATWGFALLKGPAYLAARWRGYTWLYRNRERIRQKRAEVQKTRVIPDATLLEDALTHLPFEQLTNPPLAGLLDRLTRPLYALLRPRMDKSGLGRAA; encoded by the coding sequence ATGATCGAACCCAACCCCCAGCCCGAACCCATCCTTGCGCCCCAAGCAGGCCCGGTGCCCGAGCTGAGTGTGGTCCTGGTCTCGTACGAAAGCCGCACAGACCTCGAGCGCCTCCTTCCCACTGTCTTTACTCAGGGTTTGGAGCTAGAGGTGCTGGTAGTAGACAACCATCCCGGCGACGGAACCGCCGACTGGCTGCGGATAGCCTACCCCTCCGTCCGGGTCATCCCTCGCCCTGACAACCCCGGCTACGCGGGAGGAAACAATACCGGGATCACCGAAGCCAGGAGCCGTTACGTCTTGATTTTGAACCCCGATACCGAACTCCACCCCGGAGCCCTGGGGGTTCTGCTCGAGGCCATTCGGGCCCACCCCCAGGCCCTCATCGGGGCTAAGCTGCTGAATCCGGATGGCACGGTAAACGCTGCAGGAAACCAGATGCACTACTCGGGTATCACCACCTGCCGGGGTCTGCTCGCCCCCGCCGAGCGCCACCGAGGGCTCGAGCCGGTTCCGCTTCTTTCGGGCGCAGCCTTGATTGCCGCCAAAGAAACCTGGGTCGAGCTGGGGGGCTTTGACGAGGATTACTGGATGTATCTCGAGGACACTGACCTCTCGCTGCGGGCTAGGCTGCGTGGGTATCCCTTGTTGTGTGCCAACGATGCCCTCATCACCCACCACTACCGGCTGGGGATGAATTCCCGGAAGTTCTACTACCTCGAGCGCAATCGTCTTCTCACCCTCTGCAAGGTCTACCAGGAGCGCACCCTGCGCCAGATGGCCCCGGCCCTCCTCCTCACCGAGTTCGCCACCTGGGGCTTCGCCCTCCTGAAAGGCCCTGCCTACCTGGCTGCCCGCTGGCGGGGCTATACCTGGCTGTACCGCAACCGCGAGCGCATCCGGCAGAAGCGGGCCGAGGTGCAAAAGACCCGGGTGATCCCCGATGCAACTTTGCTCGAGGACGCCCTCACCCACCTGCCCTTCGAGCAACTTACCAACCCCCCTTTAGCTGGACTCCTAGACCGTCTGACCCGCCCGCTCTACGCCCTTTTGCGTCCCCGGATGGATAAGTCGGGTCTGGGGAGGGCAGCATGA